One Pyxicephalus adspersus chromosome 3, UCB_Pads_2.0, whole genome shotgun sequence genomic window carries:
- the CBX8 gene encoding chromobox protein homolog 8 isoform X2 — MEYLVKWKGWSQKYSTWEPEENILDARLVSAFEDREREREMYGPKKRGPKPKTFLLKAQAKANAKTYEFRKDSARGVRFPFPGHPSQQMPSRSREGLRSTPNSSQESNETNEIFKERLGRPEFGGERYTLNIKKKKHHHSKGLHREESQTLRMSAPNHSSQVEYMTGSSRVHEAGLLKYKPTHSVIQLARRQHAELGSTSQTDLCFMPKEVGDTHTRHDQRSSYEGHTHKSNFRSDSKSSNSQETIVPKHRHNSGYHHQMSDFYKDALVTHGGKPSLIARIPVARILGEPEDETWRPSADNLEKVIVTDVTSNFLTVTIKESNTDEGFFKDKR; from the exons ATGGAATATTTGGTGAAATGGAAAGGCTGGTCTCAAAA gtacAGCACTTGGGAGCCAGAAGAGAACATTTTGGATGCAAGATTGGTATCGGCCTTTGAGGACAG ggagagagagagagaaatgtatGGACCGAAAAAGAGGGGTCCAAAACCCAAAACATTCCTTCTAAag GCTCAAGCCAAAGCAAATGCAAAGACCTATGAATTTCGAAAGGACTCTGCTCGTGGTGTAAGATTTCCATTCCCAGGTCATCCTTCCCAGCAAATGCCATCTAGGTCCAGAGAAGGGTTAAGAAGCACCCCAAACTCTTCACAAGAGAGCAACGAGACGAATGAAATCTTTAAAGAAAGATTGGGCAGACCAGAATTTGGAGGGGAGCGATATACCttaaacattaagaaaaaaaaacatcaccatTCAAAAGGACTTCATAGGGAAGAATCTCAAACCCTAAGAATGTCTGCTCCTAACCATAGTAGTCAGGTTGAATATATGACTGGTTCTAGCAGGGTACATGAAGCAGGATTGCTGAAATACAAACCAACACACAGTGTCATCCAGCTGGCACGGCGGCAGCACGCAGAATTGGGGTCAACCAGCCAGACAGATCTATGTTTCATGCCTAAGGAAGTTGGAGACACCCACACACGACATGACCAGAGGTCAAGCTATGAAGGACATACGCATAAGTCAAATTTTAGAAGTGATTCTAAGAGCTCCAACTCCCAAGAAACAATTGTCCCGAAACACAGGCACAATTCTGGATACCATCACCAGATGTCTGACTTCTATAAGGATGCTTTGGTTACACATGGGGGAAAACCTTCTCTTATCGCTCGTATCCCAGTGGCCAGGATACTTGGGGAACCAGAAGATGAGACTTGGAGACCCTCAGCAGACAACTTGGAGAAAGTAATAGTCACAGATGTGACATCAAACTTTCTGACAGTGACAATAAAGGAAAGTAACACAGATGAAGggttttttaaagataaaagatga
- the CBX8 gene encoding chromobox protein homolog 8 isoform X1, producing MELSAVGERVFAAESLLKRRIRKGRMEYLVKWKGWSQKYSTWEPEENILDARLVSAFEDREREREMYGPKKRGPKPKTFLLKAQAKANAKTYEFRKDSARGVRFPFPGHPSQQMPSRSREGLRSTPNSSQESNETNEIFKERLGRPEFGGERYTLNIKKKKHHHSKGLHREESQTLRMSAPNHSSQVEYMTGSSRVHEAGLLKYKPTHSVIQLARRQHAELGSTSQTDLCFMPKEVGDTHTRHDQRSSYEGHTHKSNFRSDSKSSNSQETIVPKHRHNSGYHHQMSDFYKDALVTHGGKPSLIARIPVARILGEPEDETWRPSADNLEKVIVTDVTSNFLTVTIKESNTDEGFFKDKR from the exons GGTCGCATGGAATATTTGGTGAAATGGAAAGGCTGGTCTCAAAA gtacAGCACTTGGGAGCCAGAAGAGAACATTTTGGATGCAAGATTGGTATCGGCCTTTGAGGACAG ggagagagagagagaaatgtatGGACCGAAAAAGAGGGGTCCAAAACCCAAAACATTCCTTCTAAag GCTCAAGCCAAAGCAAATGCAAAGACCTATGAATTTCGAAAGGACTCTGCTCGTGGTGTAAGATTTCCATTCCCAGGTCATCCTTCCCAGCAAATGCCATCTAGGTCCAGAGAAGGGTTAAGAAGCACCCCAAACTCTTCACAAGAGAGCAACGAGACGAATGAAATCTTTAAAGAAAGATTGGGCAGACCAGAATTTGGAGGGGAGCGATATACCttaaacattaagaaaaaaaaacatcaccatTCAAAAGGACTTCATAGGGAAGAATCTCAAACCCTAAGAATGTCTGCTCCTAACCATAGTAGTCAGGTTGAATATATGACTGGTTCTAGCAGGGTACATGAAGCAGGATTGCTGAAATACAAACCAACACACAGTGTCATCCAGCTGGCACGGCGGCAGCACGCAGAATTGGGGTCAACCAGCCAGACAGATCTATGTTTCATGCCTAAGGAAGTTGGAGACACCCACACACGACATGACCAGAGGTCAAGCTATGAAGGACATACGCATAAGTCAAATTTTAGAAGTGATTCTAAGAGCTCCAACTCCCAAGAAACAATTGTCCCGAAACACAGGCACAATTCTGGATACCATCACCAGATGTCTGACTTCTATAAGGATGCTTTGGTTACACATGGGGGAAAACCTTCTCTTATCGCTCGTATCCCAGTGGCCAGGATACTTGGGGAACCAGAAGATGAGACTTGGAGACCCTCAGCAGACAACTTGGAGAAAGTAATAGTCACAGATGTGACATCAAACTTTCTGACAGTGACAATAAAGGAAAGTAACACAGATGAAGggttttttaaagataaaagatga